AGCAACTAGTTCTGTAAGTCCAGAATAAGTCCAGAATAAGATTACCTTCGCTATCGTTTACTGCtcttttcctcttcatttttatttgtaatATCAGCAGTATTAAAAAGTGCAAAATAaagttaagagaaaaaattgaaacctcaaacccaaaatgctttattttcttctttttctatgacagaaattttcattgagatattgatgaaaACCAATAAACTTACCATATGGTACCTATATGTTTTCTCTAAGCGCATGTATCTTAAGCAGAATTCACAAATCCATAATTTGGACTGTTTGCCATAATCGTCAGGGTAGGGACTAAAATACCAGGTGTCTATTTCATAACGACCAATTTGGATCCTATCAATGTACTTCACTTTTGTAATAGCTTCATGCTCTTTTTCTAAGGCAGCAGTTGTAGGATCCATTTCAGCGTACGTCTGGAAAGCAAAGAAGTACTTTAGTAATACTGACAGGCATTTGAGTGTTCTTTAGGATTGTTGACTGAAACTGAGGAGTGACAAATTATACTGCTTAAGATTAAACGATATTGGGGAATTTAACTCCATGTTCCTTCTTGAATGTTCACCATTTTTCCCGCCAAGATTTTATGGCAAATATAGAGCAGTGGGAACTGATAACTTTCAAAACCAAAAAGATCGCATCAGTGGCCACAAATATCCCAAGTCCTAGCCACACCAGGGATTGGCTCAAAGGCTTCAAGTTTAACTTGTTCTAACAATTGCTTTGATCTCCTAAGGGTTAATAGTGGACCTCTATATGGGGTTTGAATTTAAAATGTCTGGAGTTACGATTTCTTATATGATTGTGAATGGTTGGCCGAACTGGTTACAGTTATCAGCCTTCTGTACGGAATATTTCCGCGGACAAATTACAATATGACATATATTTGTATATTTACATGGCGCTGTCAGACTGTAGGAATGATATTTGAAGGTCTCCTACGGAGCTAAACATGAAGTGAGTATTCATTATGGATGCAACTGAAAGGGAGCGTGAACAGGTGCTTGGCACTGATTTCTAGAAATAGAAGTTCACACTTCACAGCTGTCACATTTCACTATTTCTAGACATAATTTCTTTGCCTACtagaacatatcgacggtgtaagtcggcaatcacataacttgtttgcggtgtctgaaaatctccgcctctatgttatttttttaaaggagaacaaatcgacatcattccttgaagtttatgtaaaattattttcttcgcacagggaagaaaaatcatggcagttttaaagaactgCCATTGAGTAGTGttctgtttaaaaattaaagtatgacaggaagtctgtgtcttcacaaaccgagttatgtgattgccgacttacaccgtcaatatgtgCAAGAGCATACTACGTAGCAGGGAGTATGTCCAGCTTTCAGTTGTATTAGAGTTCCCAACCTCACATTTAAGTTTTTGGATTTATTTAGACCACTTAGCTCAATTTCTAAGGGCTATTAAAGACCCTTTGGGAGCCACACTGAATTTATGCCTAAATGTTACGGCGCAAAATCTGTAGTATAGTGACGATAAGCTGATTTTTTAGGAGCATTTGGCACGATGGTGCTGGTGGGTTTTGACCActggttgcaaaatttctcattaCAGGTTTGCATAGAATACGATTTGCACCATAACATTGATTTAAAATCAACTTTTAAGAGAGTCAATTGCATTATAGGTCCAAAACTTTAAGctgaattatgaaaaaaaccgaaaaaaatctGAGTGACTTAAACTCCTCACGAAGCAAATGCTGAAATATTAGGCAATCAATAATTAACAAGTGTTCTacctttataattttttgtgggCTTTTTTTGAGATTGACTTACCTATTAAGGTAATTTAGCCAGCACGAACTTGTTTACAATGGCCTCAGGGCCATTTGAGGcattttgatttgaatttgtCTTGTGAGCGATGCATTTGAATTATTTAAGGTATCCTaactaaataaatataaaatagtgCCTTTTCAGCTGGGGTAAAATTAAGGGGGCTACAAACTAGTAAAATAAACAGAACTATGTAAGTTTTAAAATACTGGAAAAGTCCCCATACCTTTTGAACATGGTTAATTTCATCATGCCTTCGCTTTTGgtttcttgttatttttctgTCGCATTGATCTAGCAGATCAACTGAGTTTTTATCGCTGTTTTTCCAGTTCTGCTCCGACATGTCAAACCGTGAGCTCATTatcctgaaaaatgaaggaaaaaggaggaatCAAAACCAGGTCTCTTGGGAATGGTATAGGCTGACCTTTCGGTATACccttttagaaaaaacaaatgatcccaggaaaattatatttttaacatCATTCTAAGTAACAACATTGCCTTTCTTTTGTCTGAAAATACTTGAATCCTAAGGTGACACAATGTACCGGCATGTATTCAACATTTCTATTGGAAAGATTGAATGACACAAGGTTACGTGGTTTACAAACAACTTGAACTCCCCAGCAGCAACAGATAGGGGCCAGAAAAAGATTGACAGCCAAGTTGTAAATAATGTAAATCCGGTCATGATTACTGCGCCCAAGAATtagcagaaataaaaaaatgcagaCTTTTGCACACACATATGTGCGAGTAAATAACAAAATGTTAATATAatttatctctttaaaaaaggaaacaaaaaataaataataataaaaaactcTCCTACCTtatctctttctctctcatcttcctttgtctttttttttcattttgtacattttttcttctgaaagaaCCCCACACAGTCCTTGTGGGAAATGACTCTCTCTATGATCTAATGAaacttggatatgttgctcagctagtCTTCTGATCAAAAGTTCTCATGGGCCGAAAGAGATCCTACGAGCGGTTTTTGAGATATTCGCTGTTTTAAGTGCGTAAATTGAGGTTTCGCTGGCCGGACAATTCAGCGGTGATTTTTgtgcccttccctcccagtcCACTCCGGCCACTCTCCGCCTCCCCGCTACCCATACCCGAGGCTTGGACTCCGACGCTCATGGGCCTTTGCTCATCGCAGCCGAACCGGGTGGTCTTATCACTGTGAGCGTCGGAGTCCGAGCCTCGGGTATGGGTAGCGGGGAGGCGGAGAGCGGCCGGAGTGGACTTGAAGGGAAGGGCAAAAGAAGCACCGCACAATGGTCCGGCCAGCGAAACCTTgatttacgcacataaaacggcggaTATCTCAAAAACCGCTCGTGGGATCTCTTTTGGCCCATGAgaacttttgatcagaatgactggctgagcaacatatccaagttTCATCAGATTGTAGAGAGCCATTTCCCATAAGGACTGTGCTGGGTTCTTTAAAATATGTAATAATGAAACCTTTGAAATTTATTATGAAGAAAAGTTTTGATACGCAGTTGCGAAGttgtgtaaaattttataatgtaaaagtacttactgatattttctttttttgtaaaacaggGCCCGCCACACAAACGTATGCTTAAAACTGGCCACCCAGTGATTTtcttctgtctcttgtatctgtgtcctttatgaataataataactactactactaatacTGCTATTAAATATTTACCTTCCTCGTGGAACCCACTCATCCAATCGCCTGTTGAAACCTTCATAATGGACATAATATTCATAGTGGCCTTCAGCATCGTTGTACCTTGTCTGGATTATTTCTGCTGGatctgaaagagaaaaaaagtagtaTCATGATGGgatttcaacaaaatttaagaaaacggagagaaaaaacaatttgatAGCAGTAGCTTCTACTTAAAATTGTGACATTTTCTTAAGAATAAGCTTTTTTGTCAATTTGtcattttgttaatttttacctaattgtaACTACATGTTAAGTTTTTTGGCGCTCTTTAAAATTTGCCAGTCAATGCAACATCAGTAAGTATGAACATGCTGatggataaaaaaaagtttagtaCATGATTTGAACAACTTTTTTAAGATGTTATCAACTCTTAGAAAAATTGTACTGATTAAGCATCGGatcaatgaaaagaaaaataacaaattcaaCTTTCAGCGGGGGGGCCAGGAAAACTGCACATGAGATCATTGAGGTGAGTATGTAGCTAATGCAGCATAAAGGGTATGAAAGGAGGGGCATGGGAGTAGTACTACAGTACACTCCCCCCTCCACTACAGATACAACCATGTGCTGGGCaactaaaattcagaaaaatgatcTAACAGTCGGCGCCCCTAGTCTAGCAGATAAAGCAAGCCATACCGACTTAAAAActaggaatgatgtcaatgGTGTGATACGGGAAATGCCGTCAAGAGGGCTAGACTGACGGGAATTGATTTCCCGGCCTAGAAGCCGGTTGCCATAATGGAAACCGAGACATCGTATTGCGTCATGAGAGAAAACACTTACGCCAAGATTCGTTGGACCTGCGAACGAGATAATGTTCTCCAACATCGAGCGGCTGTTCCTCGGATGATTCGGAATCTTCATTGTCGTTAGAACTGCGGTCACTTTTGTCCGTTTTGCAAGCTAAGTCTGACTTTTTCTCGGGCATTTTGCAAACACCATCCGCCATATTACGCACAAAGAACTCACTGACGAGCAGGCTCCATGGAATCCCGCACGCAAGGAGGCCGAGGCGAGACTGGATTTTGAGCACCGTGATTGGCTGACAGCTTCCCGCCTAGCGCTCGAGTAGATTGGTTTCTatgaatgttgccaagttgttACAACTGTTGTGTAataaaaactgacaaaaacatattttgaaaaaattatttgaaagtcTTACAACAGAGCTCTGGTGATACTGATGACGTCATATTACAAGTGCTACGTCACAATCTATCATCCCCCGTCTTGCTTGATGCTCGCTTGATGCCAGAAAGAACTCGTTGTGAGTGAAGTTGGTGATACGTGTGAATGATAACAAATGTCAAATCTTATagaaacgtgtttttttccctctctctcttaCTGACTTCTAGTAggtgatttaatttttccctaGATTTTATATGAAGTGAGTAACCACTGCACTGCTTCTCATATTCTGTAGTTTCCAATTCAGCGAAGGTCCTTTTTATCAAACAATCATGTTATCACGAGTTACGAATGAATGTCGCGCTCCACTTTTGGTCAGTGGCTCTAAATTAGAGGTAAGAAATTCTCCCTTTAGTCTTCTTCACTTGCCTACCTAAACGCTTAGTTGCCTCATGACCATCTAATCACCCGAATTGGTCAGCTACTACCTTGAGTCAATCGCATTCTTGTTTTTTAATGAGACAGAATGTGtcaaaattttgcttgtttcaTCATTCTTATgtagtttcctcaaaattttaggattgaCACACACCCAATTCATGTAGCAAGCATATTTTTAACAAGGCAATCTTGGGACGACAGGTATCAGCAGAGTAAAAACCTTTCTGCTGTCTTGACTCACTAGTTGTACCTAACAAAGCAAGGTTTCTCCGTAGTATTCCCTTACTGTTCAGTTTCAGGGTTATGTCATTACGCCTATTTCATCAGAACTTGAGAATGTCCTCACATGATTGAACAGCCTTGAGAAACGCATACCTATCATGGCCTCATCCTTGATGGAGAGTTCTGGCATGTTAAGAAACTGGTCAAAAATTCTGTGCATCAGAGTGGCCTCTTTGCGGCATTGATATCTCAAGCACAAGCACCTCAAGGCTTACTGAGAACAAGCAGTGTTCCCGGGTGCTCCGTGTGCAAGATCCATACGCTCTGGCGCCCTCTGTGCTTTTATTGGCTGCTGCGTCGTTCTGTGACGTTACGTGTACGGACATTTTAAGATAGGGAAGCGTTTTCCCATGAGGATTTTGTCCTTACGCGGTCCGTGTTGGTATAGGGAATGTCTGTGCGGTACGGAAAAATCCGCGCGCTTGGGATCACTGAGAACAAGTGATGTGTATAAGTGGAGGATCAAAGCTCCAGTAAGTTTTGCTCTAGAGAGCCAGGCCAAGTTGGAGTTGAAGCAGGGGAGACCTACTTGACAATCATTAATACCTAAGGCCATTTTCTTAACATGCCAGATTCCAAAAGAAGAATGCATTACCCTGTGATCTGGCTGAGAGGGTAAGTGAACTGCACTACAGAACAAAACGAAGATGCCTGATGTCTAACACCCAGGGatttaaacaaaacaaaattatgaCAAGAAGTCAGCGTTGGTTTCAAGCAAGTTACATGGTTTTCAGTTGAGCTATTCGTGTATTATTTTAAGGACTTTCTCCATTTTTTGTCGTTTGTATCTAAAcatcttatttatttttcagagtttGCGTAGCAAGTCGTCTCTTCCCGAGAAGCTACGAGAAAAAATAGCTAATGGTCCAGACTTAGGACATTTCATCAAAGGGTCAGTCGAAGACAAGGAGCCACAAGATTGGTCACAATATGATGGGAAGCTGCGCAGAGAGAAAGGAGAGACTGAACGACTGCGACTTCCACCTTGGTTCAAAACTAAAGTGCCGAGTGGTCAGAATTTTACTCGAATCAGGGATGAGCTAAGAAATTTGAATCTGCACACAGTTTGTGAGGAGGCACGCTGTCCCAACATTGGAGAATGCTGGGGTGGTGGTAGTCATGGCACAGCCACCGCCACAATCATGGTATCTACTTGCTTTCACTTAATAATTCTCCTGTTAAAATGTAGCAATCGGGACATATCGATGGTGGAACTGAAAAAATGCAAGTCTTGGTTGCAGTATTTAAATCTcttctcctattttattttttaaaaggagaccaaaccaacattATGGCccaaaatttgcatttaataTTCTTTTCGTAGGGGAGAAAAATCatcgaagttttaaaaaaaatgataatggaAGATTTTCCATGTAGGTAGAAAATAAATAAGACTAGAAGTCTACAATGCTGCAAACGGAGATAAGCACTTCCACAGTTTCATTATCAATATTTCCATTGAGCTTCTTTGAAAAGAGTCCATGCAGGTATTCAAAGGATGCATTGATGTAAATTTAATCATATGGTGTAACTCGATGCTCAGACCCTACTGCGAATAAAAAATGACTCGTGCCAACACAGCTCTTCATATGTACACCCAGACTGTGGTCTTGGCCCACAGTTTCCACTTGGGAACTAGGCTTTGATAAATTCCATTCTTTTTCCCTACTCATTTCGTTTTTCTTCCGAATTGCAAGATTCCGTTCATGCAAACAAATTCCTGTAGATTTTAAACCTGTTGGTAACTGACTGTTTCAAACAGCTAGAAGTGgagagcaattttatttttaaaaaaatttctgcatcATGTAGAACCTATTTGGAACCCAGTTCTACATCTAGAAATTCTATTTCTAATAATTCCAATTCTGATGAAGTCATGATCTGGGTTCCAGTCCTGAGTCCAATTGGAATGAAGAGTTTCAAGGTTCCAGGTTCTGATTTGGTTCGCACCGTTGGTGCTCACTCGTATATACATTCATACTTTCACTGATACTTGCACACACATACTTACACATTCATACTTGCATTGATGAATGAAAGTGGAGCTGTGCTGCTTTAAACAATGCCTTGTGTTGAGATGGGAAAAGAACAATCAATTATCAAGCTTTTATGGTGAATAGtaagggagaaaaaagaaaacctttttgttaaataaaaaggtagaaaaattttgggagtcacaaaacttgtaaaaattattGTGATGAAACTCAAGTAAGTGCCTTTTATATGCTCTTAATCCAATTTTCAGTTGCTAGGTGACACATGTACAAGAGGTTGCAGATTTTGTAGTGTGAAAACAGCGCGAGCTCCACCTCCACCGGACCCCAACGAGCCAGTCAATACAGCCACTGCTATCGTAAAATGGGGGCTGGACTATGTTGTCCTCACATCAGTTGATAGAGATGGTTCGTATGCTTATTTCAGAGGATTATTCTGCTTGAATCTACTTTTTGgccataaaaatttaattactaCATTTGATAGATATTTAACACTAAAAGATGTGCTTCCCAGACTTGTAAATAGAGtagtgatttttgaaaaaaaaaataataagtaaatCACTGTGGaccaatttgattttttctatgaaatcaatATGATTTAATAATTGGAAATAATTAAACACCACACGAAGCTAAAAATGGCTGCAGTCAAGTGACAAAATCCCTTaagtaaaaaatacaaacaactcAAATACTTCTATGTATTAAACGTAATGTGAAAAGCAGCAGGAGATATCGGATTTAAGTAGTTTGCGGTTTTATgtgtttttaaatggaaaaattgcaacacataACAGCAACCATTTTAAATTCACCTGGTTTTGTGAAACTGGAATGACTCTTCTGTATAAAATCATTTGCTGTACCTAGTGTACTTTTTGAAGCAGGAGACTCCAAAATGTGCAAATGCTGCATGCTAACTGTGAAGTTAGGAatgatttccagactttcccaatgcactcatcgtgatgTTGGAACGAAAGCCACTCTTTTCTTCGTTAAAGCAAAAGTTTGCACCAGACCAATTGAGCATTAATATTAATGACTGACCATCATTTCCAATGTAAATCCAGTAGCTAACATTGCCATACTTGCATGCAAACCTTTAGTGCCTGTCTCTTAAACTTCAAATGTATTTTAatcaaatattgttttttttttttttttcaagatttgccGGATGGAGGCTCCAAACATTTTGCAGAGACTGTGAAAGAAATCAAGAGACAGTAAGTTCAGTACACTATTCTAAAGGGCTTCTCCTTGTTCAATACGTgttttcttacaaatttttaACATGTTCTTCAACGATTTCTTCAATTAGAATTGTTTTAAGGTCTTCaaaaaaacatccaaaatgtCATTGTTACCAATACCagtatttgaaaaaagttattatttttgaaaataatcaatAATCTCTTAGTTGGCATTAAAGTGACTTGGACATCATGGCTGACATAAAGACTATGACTTTATTTAGATAGAAGAAAATTCTGGCAGATATTTCTTTTGTAATTCCAATTAGTGGTTATTAAATTTTATTGGTTTGGTGGTGCGCAAATTTAAGTTTCACCTGCTTCAGGGACGTTCAGAAGGCTTATTTTATAATCtcataatcattatttttttgctcAGGTACTGTTACTTTACCTCTGTCCAAAAAGAAATTCTTATCAGTTTAGCACCAACGTTGTTGTTCTTGGTTATTAAAGTCGATCGGTTTTGTTGATGCTATGGTAGTGCTCAAAGTTAAGCTTTAAATGTTTTAGGTATATTCAGaagtctttttttaaaatcacttctcttttattttattgcttACTATTTCTTTTCTTGtattcaaaagtaaattcatatCATTCTAGTCTCAACCTGACTGTTCTGATTTtcaataactttttttcttaatgcAGGAAAAGTAGTATTCTAGTTGAGTGTCTGGTACCGGATTTTCGTGGTGATGCAGATTGCGTGAAGACAATTGCCGAGTCAGGACTGGATGTTTTCGCTCACAATGTTGAGACGGTGGAATCTCTCACACCATTTGTTCGAGATCGCAGAGCTAACTATAGGCAAACGATGGATGTTCTAAAGCTAGCTAAAGAGCTAAACCCGGATCTAGTCACCAAATCATCAATTATGCTCGGTCTTGGAGAGACAGATGAACAAGTTAGGCAAACAATGGAAGGTAGGAATGCAATTAATTGTTTCTTAGTCtctagaaattttttgaatatcaGGCAAAATATATTTTGGTGTCTTTTCTGGAGAAAATGTTTGCGCTGTCAATTGCTGGTGGTTCAAACCGCCAGCATAACCGCCAATTCACTTATTGCACAATAGTACAATAAGTTTGATATTGCATAaaacttttcactttttcatttcCCAAAACCCTCCGAATTATGAGGAAGGAGTGGTGCTGGTTCATTGGAACTGGTGTCAGCATGATTCAAAACAGGAGTCTATTgcaaaaacaacattttttatttatttccccTCTGGATTTCCTTCAGACCTTAACCATCAATTACTCATCTCTGAGCCCTTCTTTTTGACACTGGGAGGAGGGGACAAAGTCAGAGCCTTTACACCATAATATCTCCAGAATGGATTAAGATATTGAAATTCGCGTTTCATTAAAAATCAGATGCAATTGTTCTCAAGATTCTTGGAAGAGAGAATCCCAAGGTATGATTTTCAGGCTGTGTTTTGTGTAtgtatttgttcaatttttgattcacaataaaattaaaattttaatgtagCCATTTTATTTGGCATTTAACGAGTGGTTAAAGGCTTTGGGAGAAAAAATGGTTTGTTTACACCTGAGCACACAGCGCTACGACAGCTTTACTTTTTCCTTGTTCCTTTAGAtacaaatgttcatttttgtgtctTTGGGCCTGTTGGTCCAACGGTAAGAAAATCCAAGAGCCTCTTGGCAGAGAATAACGTGAGCGAGACTCTCAGAAAAGCCGGTCAAGGAATTATCTAATGATTGTTTCTTTGCATTGTTTTATCAGATCTGCGGACTGCAGGAGTGGACTGTGTAACCTTAGGCCAATACTTGCAGCCAACCCAAAGGCATTTGAAGGTCAACGAGTACGTAAGACCTGAAAGATTCAAGCACTGGGAAGAGGTTGGCAATGAAATGGGTTTCCTCTACACTGCTAGTGGACCCCTTGTTCGCAGTTCTTACAAAGCTGGTGAATTCTTCATCTCAAGTATCATTAAAATGCGGAAAGCCTCATCTGCTTGAGGCCCCAGATTTGGTTAgcacaaatttttattttttctaattgGAATATCCAGAGCATTCTCTGCTTGCAGTAGCTAAATATGGCAGTGCAAAATATAATTATCATTTTTCTGTTCTGTGAGACTGACCATGTTTAGTAAATGTATTCTTTGATTTTATCATCCTCAGGAGTGCCAAGTTTGTACATTTACACTCACAAAAGagatttttgaatttgtcaTAAATAAAAACGCTAGATGGCCGCAAGAACTTATACAGTCAAGTAAACTTAGAAACAATTAAACTTTTTGAGATGAGTCAGGAATTGTTCAAAAGTATGGATTTTTCATGCTAAtctcaaaagtttttttctctaaatacTTTTGAAGACATTTGCCCCAAAAAATTTACTGCAAAAATTCTCTagaaaatgtattaattttgaagagcaagttctcaatttttgtcaCATGGGAGGAAAATACCTAAAAGTATGGACAAAAagcttaattttttcagaggCTGATGTAGGTAAAACTTGAGGGCTGCAGGTAATACAAGGGCCCTGTAATACAATGCACTGATTAGATACaaaagagggtttttttttgggggggggggggcacgaatGAAAATTTGCTTTTGGTTGTACTAAAATCAAAGAAGATGTGCTGTAAAGTTTTTAATCATATCAAGTTTCTGTTTATGATAAGTTACTGTTATGAAGTAGGTGTTACTTGTAGCTATGCATTTGCGGCTTGAATATTGAATTTGACAAAAtgacaatttgatttttaatgtTGGTCCATACAATCTGTACATTTTAGCTGACAAAAAACTAACCAAATCACATAGCTTCATCTCTCTTGGACAGAATGTAAGAAAAGAGAGGTAAAATCTAATTTCTATCAAAGGTATCATTTTGaggaggtaaaaaaataaagcaaaattaTGATTTTATCATAATTACTTATATTTGTTATCTCACTGaagtacaaaatattttaacacAGTTTACAATCGAGCA
This window of the Bemisia tabaci chromosome 3, PGI_BMITA_v3 genome carries:
- the Las gene encoding lipoyl synthase, mitochondrial, which encodes MLSRVTNECRAPLLVSGSKLESLRSKSSLPEKLREKIANGPDLGHFIKGSVEDKEPQDWSQYDGKLRREKGETERLRLPPWFKTKVPSGQNFTRIRDELRNLNLHTVCEEARCPNIGECWGGGSHGTATATIMLLGDTCTRGCRFCSVKTARAPPPPDPNEPVNTATAIVKWGLDYVVLTSVDRDDLPDGGSKHFAETVKEIKRQKSSILVECLVPDFRGDADCVKTIAESGLDVFAHNVETVESLTPFVRDRRANYRQTMDVLKLAKELNPDLVTKSSIMLGLGETDEQVRQTMEDLRTAGVDCVTLGQYLQPTQRHLKVNEYVRPERFKHWEEVGNEMGFLYTASGPLVRSSYKAGEFFISSIIKMRKASSA